The Methylomusa anaerophila genome has a segment encoding these proteins:
- a CDS encoding flagellar basal body P-ring protein FlgI, whose protein sequence is MRNFLRKFLIGTVLASILLSVPGTPVLAYARIKDIAKVQGVRSNQLVGYGLIVGLAGTGDSNKSDFTLQSIANVLKSFGVMIDSSQFQTKNAAAVMVTAQLPAFAKPGDTIDITVSSMGDAKSLQGGTLLQTPLRAANGAVYAVGQGSLATGGYVAGSNGSSQQKNFTTAGNIPNGAIVEKDVPTQFGSRDRITLSLSQPDFTTASRISEAIDSRFGQITEAKDPGTVIVNVPYNYSADMVGFIAAVEELPVTPDNSAKVVINEKTGTVVIGNNVTIDEVAVAQGGLTVRISRQTDVSQPPPFSNGNTVVTTQTNVNVQEQPAGLIVLPAASSVSSVVRALNAVGATPRDVIAILQAIKAAGALHADLQIM, encoded by the coding sequence ATGCGCAATTTCTTAAGGAAATTTCTGATAGGGACGGTTTTAGCCTCTATTCTTTTGTCCGTACCTGGTACCCCGGTTTTGGCATATGCCCGCATCAAGGATATTGCCAAAGTACAGGGCGTGAGAAGCAATCAATTGGTAGGCTATGGTTTAATAGTGGGACTTGCCGGTACGGGGGATTCCAACAAAAGCGATTTTACGCTCCAATCGATAGCCAATGTGCTCAAATCCTTCGGCGTCATGATAGATTCATCCCAATTTCAGACCAAAAATGCCGCCGCGGTGATGGTAACTGCCCAACTGCCGGCCTTTGCCAAGCCGGGTGATACCATTGACATTACCGTATCTTCCATGGGCGATGCGAAAAGTCTGCAAGGCGGAACACTTCTTCAGACGCCTTTAAGAGCGGCAAATGGGGCAGTCTATGCTGTTGGCCAAGGCTCGCTGGCAACCGGCGGATATGTCGCAGGCAGCAACGGTTCCAGTCAGCAAAAGAACTTTACTACTGCCGGGAATATTCCCAACGGCGCGATTGTGGAAAAGGATGTTCCCACCCAGTTTGGCAGCCGGGACAGAATTACTCTGTCACTCAGCCAGCCTGACTTTACGACAGCCAGCCGTATCAGTGAGGCAATTGACAGTCGCTTTGGACAGATCACTGAGGCTAAAGATCCGGGAACTGTTATTGTTAACGTTCCTTACAATTACTCTGCCGACATGGTCGGTTTTATTGCGGCAGTAGAAGAATTGCCTGTTACTCCCGATAACTCTGCCAAAGTAGTAATTAATGAAAAAACAGGCACAGTGGTCATCGGCAACAATGTTACAATTGACGAAGTTGCCGTGGCGCAGGGAGGACTAACCGTACGCATCAGCAGGCAGACTGACGTATCGCAGCCGCCGCCGTTTTCCAACGGTAATACGGTAGTGACAACGCAAACCAATGTAAACGTCCAAGAGCAACCCGCCGGATTAATCGTTTTACCGGCCGCTTCAAGCGTCAGCAGTGTTGTGCGCGCCCTGAACGCTGTGGGGGCTACCCCCCGCGACGTGATTGCCATTTTACAGGCAATTAAGGCGGCCGGGGCCTTGCACGCCGACCTCCAAATCATGTAG
- a CDS encoding phosphodiester glycosidase family protein has protein sequence MKGFRNLTAFHSARRWGFFLALILCLLAVPAQAWADPGSIITKIRSSQSAERVRIVFEFNNIPQYKVTTLENPLRLVLNLSGSVNQAGLSQITFNDPIVSKLRLFAAGAGKLQAVVDLKSTYMYNVFTIKNPDRLIVDIIKNYDQKLVEEVTPGIKHISWQRSTGDGPVWAHALDVDPQAGYLIKPVLSNGIVQGLETLVPMSQRARAIAAVNGSYFAPDGTIIGLLKMDGQIVSTPELPRTAFGILPDGKIIIDQVDYEGKVELPDGRTIPLSAVNRERGPDELILYNSFYDATTRSNPYGIEVTIINGKIAAINDNNSPIPPDGAVLSAHGAAAKIMSGLKIGDEVKISQTLGTVWDKITWALSAGPMLVKDNSVFLTTKIEEFGPDVAGGRAPRTALGITADGHILLVVVDGRQSTSIGMTLLETALFMQELGATDAMNLDGGGSSEMVIRDTVVNKPSDGQERKLGSAVVVIPGRIAN, from the coding sequence ATGAAAGGGTTCCGCAATTTGACGGCGTTTCATTCGGCCCGCCGTTGGGGATTTTTTTTGGCATTAATTCTGTGCCTTTTAGCTGTTCCTGCCCAGGCCTGGGCTGACCCAGGCAGCATAATCACCAAAATCAGGTCGAGTCAATCGGCGGAAAGGGTCCGGATTGTATTTGAATTTAATAATATCCCGCAATATAAGGTAACTACTCTGGAAAATCCATTGCGGTTGGTGCTTAACCTGTCCGGGAGCGTGAACCAGGCGGGGCTGTCGCAAATAACGTTTAACGATCCTATCGTCAGCAAGCTCAGGCTGTTTGCCGCCGGCGCCGGCAAATTGCAGGCGGTAGTGGATTTAAAATCAACCTATATGTATAATGTCTTTACCATTAAGAACCCTGACCGCCTGATCGTGGATATTATTAAAAACTATGATCAAAAGCTGGTAGAAGAAGTAACGCCGGGAATCAAACATATTTCCTGGCAACGCAGCACCGGTGACGGTCCGGTGTGGGCACACGCCCTGGACGTGGATCCCCAAGCCGGCTATCTTATTAAACCGGTATTGTCCAACGGCATTGTCCAGGGATTGGAGACGCTTGTACCCATGTCCCAACGCGCCCGGGCAATAGCGGCGGTAAACGGCTCCTATTTTGCACCGGACGGTACGATCATCGGCCTTTTAAAGATGGATGGCCAGATTGTCAGCACGCCGGAGTTGCCCAGAACGGCATTTGGGATTCTGCCTGACGGGAAAATAATCATTGATCAGGTTGATTATGAGGGGAAGGTGGAACTGCCTGACGGCCGGACTATTCCGCTTAGTGCGGTCAACAGAGAACGCGGGCCGGATGAATTGATTTTGTACAACAGCTTCTATGATGCAACCACAAGGTCTAATCCCTATGGGATTGAAGTTACGATAATAAACGGTAAAATTGCGGCGATAAATGATAATAACTCGCCAATCCCTCCAGACGGAGCAGTACTGTCTGCTCATGGTGCGGCTGCGAAAATAATGAGTGGCCTCAAAATTGGCGACGAGGTAAAAATAAGCCAAACCCTTGGCACGGTTTGGGATAAAATTACTTGGGCGTTGAGTGCCGGGCCAATGCTGGTGAAAGATAACAGTGTGTTTTTAACAACCAAAATTGAAGAATTTGGCCCGGATGTAGCCGGCGGGCGCGCCCCCAGAACAGCATTGGGAATAACTGCCGACGGACATATTCTTTTGGTGGTTGTTGATGGCCGGCAGTCCACCAGTATTGGGATGACGCTGCTGGAAACAGCTTTATTTATGCAGGAACTGGGCGCCACCGACGCAATGAATCTGGATGGCGGTGGTTCAAGCGAAATGGTGATACGGGATACTGTGGTCAATAAGCCGTCAGACGGACAGGAAAGAAAGTTAGGAAGTGCCGTTGTGGTAATCCCCGGCCGTATTGCTAACTAA
- a CDS encoding rod-binding protein has translation MPLRKGIEGCVFMQISGVDGSQFTNSNGALERAKVQSAVEMQDGFAAKLERAVGAGGGTGGQNTNKEGLKLKQACRDMEAVFLNIMLTRMRATVPKSGLLGDNKEENIYQSLLDTELTKNMAQAGGIGLADMLYRQLSPAKYSGPKGQVSR, from the coding sequence ATGCCGTTACGTAAGGGAATAGAAGGGTGTGTTTTTATGCAAATTAGTGGGGTTGATGGAAGTCAGTTCACCAACTCGAATGGGGCATTGGAAAGGGCTAAGGTGCAGAGTGCTGTTGAGATGCAGGACGGTTTTGCCGCGAAATTGGAGAGGGCGGTTGGTGCCGGCGGCGGGACGGGCGGACAGAATACCAATAAAGAGGGTTTGAAGCTGAAGCAGGCTTGCAGGGATATGGAAGCGGTTTTTTTGAATATTATGTTGACGAGAATGCGGGCCACTGTTCCCAAGTCGGGTTTGCTTGGCGATAATAAGGAAGAAAATATTTACCAGTCGCTTTTGGATACCGAGTTGACTAAAAATATGGCGCAAGCCGGCGGTATTGGTCTGGCCGATATGTTGTACCGGCAATTATCCCCGGCAAAATACAGTGGTCCCAAAGGTCAGGTTTCGCGTTAG
- a CDS encoding biotin/lipoyl-binding protein codes for MLKSKKTMVMIIVILVLGIMAWAWAAGQTVEQHSVLSGQVLANGLVSPGAEVREGDILVYVDTITGPAAAVRATVDGIVKEVTVKAGDQVQSGDVLARIEPGKRK; via the coding sequence TTGCTTAAGAGTAAAAAGACTATGGTTATGATAATCGTGATACTGGTTTTGGGTATTATGGCCTGGGCCTGGGCCGCAGGTCAAACAGTCGAGCAACACAGTGTTCTTTCCGGTCAGGTTCTTGCTAATGGCCTCGTATCTCCGGGCGCCGAAGTGCGGGAAGGTGACATCCTGGTATATGTTGATACGATTACCGGACCAGCAGCAGCTGTACGGGCAACTGTTGACGGCATTGTCAAAGAAGTGACGGTGAAAGCTGGCGATCAGGTCCAATCCGGTGATGTGCTCGCCCGGATCGAACCAGGGAAACGTAAGTAA
- the flgA gene encoding flagellar basal body P-ring formation chaperone FlgA, translated as MRNLIFWLILLVSWCFPGMVSAGDAITVNVAAEAQLSSPYIALGDIAGIIGGNEARLDSLRRLNLGSAPIPGQTLVFTKELLGARLVAAGVDLSGITWNIPNQVKITSASQVLSGDKILLEAKNFAEKQVKTGYAGECTITPLGNQRDLTLPPGYVTLHMDAPAGIRYNGSTAIQVNVLVDGQPAAVARVRFDIRLYQDVIVTAKLINAKEKVSLENCRLERRDIGRITPGYITDFNKIREMSVRRTLPAGIVLTGLMLDKPVIIKRGTMITIVGGDSGIEVTAAGIALQNGYEGQLIQVQNANSKKLISAVVADAGTVRVPIYSGK; from the coding sequence ATGCGCAACTTAATCTTCTGGCTGATCCTTCTGGTTAGCTGGTGTTTTCCCGGCATGGTTAGCGCCGGGGATGCTATCACCGTGAATGTAGCGGCGGAAGCACAGCTTTCCAGTCCCTATATAGCATTGGGAGACATCGCCGGCATCATTGGCGGCAATGAGGCACGATTGGATTCTTTACGGCGGCTTAATTTGGGTAGTGCGCCTATTCCCGGGCAGACTCTGGTCTTTACGAAGGAATTATTAGGTGCCCGGTTGGTGGCTGCGGGAGTTGATTTGTCCGGAATTACCTGGAATATTCCCAACCAGGTAAAAATAACATCCGCCTCCCAAGTGTTAAGCGGCGATAAGATTCTATTGGAAGCAAAGAATTTTGCGGAAAAACAAGTGAAGACCGGCTATGCCGGCGAGTGTACGATTACGCCGCTGGGGAATCAACGGGATCTTACATTACCCCCCGGGTATGTGACGCTGCACATGGATGCCCCTGCCGGTATTCGCTATAACGGATCGACTGCCATCCAGGTTAATGTGCTGGTGGACGGGCAACCGGCAGCTGTCGCCAGAGTCAGATTCGATATCAGGTTGTATCAAGATGTCATTGTTACGGCCAAACTGATTAATGCCAAAGAAAAGGTGTCATTGGAAAACTGCCGGCTTGAGAGGCGTGACATTGGCCGGATTACTCCCGGCTATATTACCGACTTTAACAAAATAAGGGAAATGTCGGTGCGCCGGACGCTGCCGGCAGGGATAGTGCTTACCGGCCTAATGCTGGACAAACCTGTTATCATTAAGCGAGGCACAATGATAACAATAGTTGGCGGCGATAGCGGCATAGAGGTAACCGCCGCCGGAATTGCCCTGCAGAATGGCTATGAAGGGCAACTCATTCAGGTACAGAACGCCAACTCCAAGAAACTAATATCCGCAGTGGTGGCGGATGCCGGTACCGTTCGGGTGCCAATATACAGCGGAAAGTGA
- a CDS encoding SpoIVB peptidase S55 domain-containing protein produces the protein MYTYIRRYILVIVALVLALPVTIATAAPEFMPVDQITPGMHGVAKTVVAGNTIEEFGVEVLGIMKQKGPSGDLILVRTYGDVIERTGGIAQGMSGSPVYINGKLVGAIAYGWPLTDHKVGMVTPIADMLKLWSVQEYQENQENSKNNSPAAPPATENKPADNLPDSGQKEETKPEQPGQPESEPPTADTKAEEKATPLMAAGFSEQALQWLKGKLKPYNLVPYAAADAGTDDIAYRVVEPGSTIGVQLVRGDVSLGALGTVTYVEDGKVLAFGHPFLKRGNANYFLTEAEVYTTTPGMENSFKIGATGAAIGKISQDRGAGIAGKFGVFPRIVPLRVHVTDKSLGRSQDLAAQVAYDEELAPVLAAVSVFNAIDKATDRAGAGTAKVSFEISAADIPGEVLKRDNMFYTAGNIGELAVGEIFEALALLTGNQYKAITITDVKVNVELETSHRTASILQASANSSSAKPGDKIDIAVKLKPFREEAITRNISFTIPKDQPPGTMMLSVRGGGTVSLAQLLGKRQGTDAEANHLPFVLKPKPSTLEETVKELVERDRNNDLVAEIMDFNFDNLNGTPTGQNPRISTELGESPSPVVPDKTGKKKPDTIDPGTNPGTSQSQPGKVKKAGESKRKFSVTTDYIIDGETQLVINIEDAGKKAK, from the coding sequence TTGTACACCTATATTAGGCGCTATATTTTGGTAATAGTGGCGCTGGTATTGGCGCTACCGGTAACCATCGCTACTGCGGCGCCTGAATTTATGCCCGTCGATCAGATTACTCCCGGTATGCATGGGGTGGCGAAAACAGTTGTTGCCGGCAACACCATTGAAGAATTCGGTGTGGAAGTGCTGGGGATTATGAAACAGAAAGGACCGTCCGGCGACCTGATTCTTGTGCGTACATACGGAGATGTCATTGAACGGACAGGCGGAATCGCCCAGGGGATGAGCGGCAGCCCGGTATACATCAACGGCAAGCTGGTGGGAGCAATTGCTTATGGCTGGCCGCTTACCGATCATAAAGTAGGCATGGTTACTCCTATTGCTGATATGTTGAAATTGTGGTCGGTGCAAGAATACCAGGAAAACCAGGAAAACAGCAAAAATAATTCTCCGGCCGCTCCACCGGCAACGGAAAATAAACCGGCAGACAATTTGCCTGATTCCGGCCAAAAAGAAGAAACAAAACCGGAGCAACCGGGGCAGCCGGAGTCGGAGCCGCCGACTGCTGACACTAAAGCAGAAGAAAAAGCCACACCTCTTATGGCGGCAGGATTTAGTGAGCAGGCTCTGCAATGGCTTAAGGGAAAATTAAAGCCTTATAACCTGGTGCCTTATGCGGCGGCTGATGCCGGAACCGACGATATCGCCTACCGGGTGGTGGAACCGGGCAGCACAATAGGTGTTCAACTGGTTCGCGGTGATGTCAGCCTTGGGGCGCTGGGAACCGTGACTTATGTAGAAGACGGGAAAGTTCTGGCTTTTGGACACCCGTTCCTCAAGCGCGGCAACGCCAATTATTTTCTTACCGAAGCCGAGGTATACACGACCACGCCCGGCATGGAGAACTCGTTTAAAATAGGAGCAACGGGGGCGGCGATTGGGAAAATCAGCCAGGACCGCGGCGCTGGCATCGCCGGCAAGTTTGGTGTATTTCCCCGGATAGTACCGCTAAGGGTTCATGTAACGGATAAGTCGCTGGGAAGATCCCAGGATCTTGCGGCGCAGGTGGCGTATGACGAAGAGTTGGCGCCGGTATTGGCGGCGGTGTCGGTTTTTAACGCTATTGACAAAGCCACAGACCGAGCGGGCGCCGGAACCGCAAAAGTAAGCTTTGAAATCAGCGCCGCCGACATTCCGGGCGAGGTTCTGAAACGGGACAATATGTTTTACACTGCGGGCAATATTGGCGAACTGGCGGTGGGAGAAATCTTTGAGGCTTTGGCTTTATTGACCGGCAACCAATATAAAGCCATTACTATTACAGATGTAAAAGTAAACGTAGAACTGGAAACCAGCCATCGGACGGCATCCATTTTGCAAGCAAGCGCCAATAGCAGCAGTGCGAAGCCGGGCGACAAAATTGACATCGCAGTAAAGCTGAAACCTTTCCGGGAAGAGGCAATAACCCGGAATATCAGTTTTACCATTCCCAAGGATCAGCCGCCGGGAACCATGATGCTGTCGGTACGGGGCGGAGGAACTGTGTCCCTGGCTCAACTCCTGGGTAAACGTCAAGGCACTGATGCTGAGGCAAACCACCTGCCTTTCGTCCTGAAACCTAAACCGAGCACCCTGGAAGAGACGGTAAAAGAATTGGTCGAACGGGATCGGAATAACGATCTTGTCGCGGAAATCATGGATTTTAACTTTGATAACTTAAATGGAACACCAACTGGGCAAAATCCAAGAATATCCACGGAATTAGGCGAAAGCCCGAGTCCGGTCGTTCCTGATAAAACCGGGAAAAAGAAACCGGACACTATTGATCCAGGAACAAATCCAGGAACAAGTCAAAGTCAACCAGGCAAAGTCAAGAAAGCCGGCGAAAGCAAACGGAAATTTAGCGTCACCACCGATTATATTATTGACGGGGAAACTCAGCTAGTGATAAATATTGAGGATGCCGGAAAGAAAGCCAAGTAA
- a CDS encoding flagellar basal body L-ring protein FlgH — translation MRVAIGFLLILAIIITMSPAAGGVQAESLWSDNSPAANIFSDHRAHAVGDILTIIISENSSASRSGSSSNSKSSSTSTTAGVGLLTFIDDMSASGQDSFDSKGAITNSNRVSGRVTVKVVEIKPNGDLVLSGTQSIKQNNEEQKITVTGTVRPYDVNSDNTVYSYNVADAQIRMDGKGPISAKQRQGILSQIFNFIF, via the coding sequence ATGCGGGTCGCAATTGGTTTTCTGCTGATACTTGCAATAATTATAACTATGTCACCCGCTGCCGGCGGGGTGCAGGCTGAGTCTTTATGGAGCGATAATTCACCGGCGGCGAATATTTTTAGCGATCACAGGGCTCATGCCGTCGGTGACATTCTTACCATCATCATCAGTGAGAACAGCAGCGCCAGCCGTTCAGGCAGTTCAAGCAACTCCAAGTCGTCCAGTACTTCCACAACTGCCGGCGTTGGCTTGCTTACTTTTATTGATGATATGAGCGCCAGCGGCCAGGACAGCTTTGATTCTAAGGGTGCGATTACCAACAGCAATAGAGTTAGCGGCCGCGTCACGGTAAAGGTTGTTGAAATAAAACCTAACGGCGACCTGGTTTTATCCGGGACGCAAAGCATAAAACAAAACAACGAAGAGCAAAAAATAACCGTAACCGGTACTGTTAGACCTTATGATGTAAATTCAGACAACACTGTTTATTCCTATAATGTGGCGGATGCCCAAATCCGGATGGACGGCAAGGGCCCGATTTCCGCCAAGCAGCGCCAGGGAATATTGTCACAGATATTTAATTTCATATTTTAG